One Streptomyces sp. NBC_01237 genomic region harbors:
- a CDS encoding DUF6630 family protein, whose product MSGTDAVATSLEAIATLLAPGSPAVAERVRHAHVDPDGYVRDHADRLEDRGIEEAVPNLAWIALIDALDEHRLLAEFDWKEDPTEVRGRLTALASRPSVDPWVLFDAHEMLLPTAEFLDACGRHYREVGAALAVLDIESDCYPVVCLRAARTEELTALAARAGFPARSLGV is encoded by the coding sequence ATGTCCGGCACCGACGCCGTCGCCACGTCCCTGGAAGCCATCGCCACCCTGCTCGCGCCCGGCAGCCCGGCAGTCGCCGAACGGGTGCGGCACGCCCACGTCGACCCCGACGGCTATGTGCGTGACCACGCGGACCGGCTGGAGGACCGGGGTATCGAGGAGGCCGTTCCCAACCTCGCCTGGATAGCGCTCATCGACGCGCTCGACGAGCACCGGTTGCTCGCGGAGTTCGACTGGAAGGAGGACCCCACCGAGGTACGGGGCCGGTTGACCGCTCTCGCGTCCCGTCCGTCCGTGGACCCCTGGGTGCTCTTCGACGCCCATGAGATGCTCCTGCCGACCGCCGAGTTCCTGGACGCCTGCGGCCGCCACTACCGGGAGGTCGGCGCTGCGCTGGCCGTCCTCGACATCGAGTCGGACTGCTATCCGGTGGTGTGCCTGCGCGCCGCACGGACCGAGGAGCTGACCGCGCTCGCGGCGCGTGCGGGCTTTCCCGCCCGGAGCCTCGGTGTGTGA